A stretch of Rhodoferax potami DNA encodes these proteins:
- a CDS encoding MAPEG family protein: MQFAHFTVAYWCVLIAALLPIVCAGIAKSGRIGVARSKGGYDNVNPREWLARQTDWRARANGAQANSFEALPFFIGAVIIAHQLGAPQARLDVLAFLFIVLRLLYIMMYVAGMGNLRSAVWFAALAVNVGILLVGYR, translated from the coding sequence ATGCAATTCGCCCACTTCACCGTCGCTTATTGGTGTGTTCTGATTGCGGCGCTTTTGCCCATCGTATGTGCCGGAATTGCCAAGTCCGGCCGGATCGGAGTAGCCCGCAGCAAAGGCGGCTACGACAACGTGAATCCCCGCGAGTGGTTGGCGCGCCAGACCGATTGGCGGGCCCGTGCCAACGGTGCCCAGGCTAACAGTTTCGAAGCGCTGCCCTTTTTTATTGGCGCGGTCATCATTGCCCACCAACTCGGCGCCCCGCAAGCCCGGTTGGACGTGCTGGCATTTCTGTTCATTGTCCTGCGCTTGCTCTACATCATGATGTATGTCGCAGGCATGGGCAACTTGCGCTCAGCGGTGTGGTTTGCCGCCTTGGCAGTGAACGTCGGTATCTTGTTGGTCGGCTACCGCTAA
- the recR gene encoding recombination mediator RecR has translation MSDLNALDTLIQALRGLPGVGVKSAQRMAFHLLQHDRPAAQFLSRALKEAADAVHHCERCHTFTQDAVCATCLDDRRDRTQLCVVETPADQSAMERTGAYKGLYFVLMGKLSPLDGVGPNDLGFKKLFDRACDGLVQEVILATNFTAEGEATAYVIAEGLKARGLRPTRLARGVPVGSELEYVDLGTIAHALVDRR, from the coding sequence ATGTCTGACCTGAACGCCCTTGACACCTTGATCCAGGCCCTGCGCGGCTTGCCGGGCGTGGGCGTGAAGTCAGCGCAGCGCATGGCTTTCCACCTGTTGCAGCACGACCGGCCTGCCGCGCAGTTTCTCTCCAGGGCTTTGAAAGAGGCGGCGGACGCGGTGCACCACTGCGAGCGGTGCCATACCTTCACGCAAGATGCTGTATGCGCCACCTGTCTCGACGATCGCCGCGACCGCACGCAGCTCTGTGTGGTGGAAACGCCTGCGGACCAGAGTGCGATGGAGCGCACCGGCGCCTACAAAGGCCTCTACTTTGTGTTGATGGGCAAGCTCAGCCCCCTGGATGGCGTTGGACCCAACGACTTAGGTTTTAAAAAGCTTTTTGACCGTGCTTGCGATGGCTTGGTACAAGAGGTGATCCTGGCGACCAACTTCACCGCAGAGGGGGAGGCCACCGCCTATGTGATCGCCGAAGGACTCAAGGCTCGCGGCTTGCGCCCGACCCGGCTGGCACGCGGTGTACCGGTGGGCAGTGAGCTGGAATATGTGGACCTGGGCACCATCGCCCACGCGCTGGTAGACCGACGCTAG
- a CDS encoding YbaB/EbfC family nucleoid-associated protein, which translates to MFNKGQLAGLMKQAQTMQDNMKKAQDELGNIEVTGESGAGLVKVTMTCKHDVKRIAIDPSLLADDKDMLEDLVAAAFNAAVRKAEETSAEKMGKITASMPGLPGGMKFPF; encoded by the coding sequence ATGTTCAACAAAGGACAACTCGCAGGCCTGATGAAACAAGCCCAGACCATGCAAGACAACATGAAAAAGGCCCAGGACGAGTTGGGCAATATCGAAGTGACCGGCGAGTCCGGCGCTGGGCTGGTCAAAGTCACCATGACGTGCAAGCATGACGTGAAGCGCATTGCGATTGACCCTAGCCTGCTGGCGGACGACAAAGACATGCTCGAAGATTTGGTGGCTGCCGCCTTCAATGCCGCAGTGCGCAAGGCGGAAGAAACGTCTGCTGAAAAAATGGGCAAGATCACAGCCAGCATGCCCGGTTTGCCCGGCGGTATGAAGTTCCCGTTCTAA
- the dnaX gene encoding DNA polymerase III subunit gamma/tau, with translation MSYLVLARKYRPRNFTEMVGQDHVVQALTNALTTQRLHHAYLFTGTRGVGKTTVSRILAKSLNCQGADGQGGITATPCGVCQACTDIDSGRFVDYTELDAASNRGVDEVQALLEQAVYKPVQGRFKVFMIDEVHMLTNTAFNAMLKTLEEPPEYLKFVLATTDPQKVPVTVLSRCLQFNLRPMAPETIREHLTKVLDVEQVHSETQALRLLARAARGSMRDALSLTDQAIAFGSGQLQEAAVRQMLGSVDRSYVFRLIEALAAGDGKTVVDTCETLRMNGLSAASTLEEMSSVLQRMAVAQATGHSGLDDSDPEAAETARLAQAMPADETQLLYSMCLHGRADLGLAPDEYAALTMVLLRLLAFKPAAEKKTLAIPERPAVPVPAAAAVVAPVVSSVPVASAAPVPAAVAPAIPVRVVPAPQLQTPAASPAAELPPGRSATPPPSKVVVQPWEDAPVPAHSPVLAPAGAAPASTAFAATPSVIPPGQVLAVRDSSPVSATIDSSDNEDIVDIDPAEDDAYEAPWVDDVDEDYDQNAPLAPLNSAPVATKIVAIPVQEIQESSLDEPPAAVGFEPTEEGDFWHQTVQHLIATEAITAMVRVLALQSQLIARDTDQWHLRLERESLNQASTRERLTQALHTAGYPVQLAIEVGRVVDSPARRNAAATAEKQHAAEQIILQEPFVQAMMRDFGAKIVPGSIKPL, from the coding sequence ATGTCTTATCTCGTGCTCGCCCGCAAGTACCGCCCCCGCAATTTCACAGAAATGGTAGGGCAGGACCACGTGGTGCAGGCCTTGACCAACGCACTGACGACGCAGCGTCTGCATCACGCGTATCTGTTTACCGGCACGCGTGGTGTCGGCAAAACCACCGTTTCCCGCATTCTGGCCAAATCCTTGAATTGCCAAGGTGCTGACGGGCAGGGCGGTATCACGGCGACCCCGTGTGGCGTGTGCCAAGCATGTACCGACATCGATAGCGGCCGTTTTGTCGATTACACCGAGCTCGACGCGGCGTCCAATCGTGGCGTCGATGAAGTGCAGGCCTTGCTGGAGCAAGCGGTTTACAAACCGGTGCAAGGGCGCTTCAAGGTTTTCATGATCGACGAGGTGCACATGCTCACCAACACCGCGTTCAACGCGATGTTGAAGACGCTCGAAGAGCCGCCCGAGTACCTCAAGTTCGTGTTGGCCACCACCGACCCGCAAAAAGTGCCGGTGACCGTGTTGTCGCGCTGTCTGCAGTTCAACCTGCGCCCCATGGCGCCGGAAACCATCCGCGAGCACTTGACCAAAGTGCTGGATGTCGAGCAAGTGCACTCCGAAACCCAGGCCCTGCGCCTGTTGGCCCGTGCGGCGCGCGGCTCCATGCGTGATGCCCTGAGTCTCACCGACCAGGCGATTGCATTTGGCTCCGGGCAGTTGCAAGAGGCTGCGGTGCGCCAGATGTTGGGCAGCGTGGACCGCTCTTACGTGTTCCGCCTGATTGAGGCGCTAGCGGCCGGTGACGGGAAAACGGTGGTCGACACCTGCGAAACCCTGCGGATGAATGGATTGAGTGCGGCCTCTACCCTGGAGGAAATGTCCTCGGTGCTGCAGCGGATGGCGGTGGCACAAGCCACCGGGCATTCCGGCTTGGACGACAGCGATCCGGAGGCTGCCGAAACTGCCCGCCTGGCCCAGGCGATGCCGGCAGACGAGACCCAGTTGCTCTACAGCATGTGCCTGCATGGCCGTGCGGATCTGGGTTTGGCTCCTGATGAATACGCAGCGTTGACGATGGTCTTGCTCCGTTTGTTGGCCTTCAAGCCCGCGGCTGAAAAAAAAACTCTAGCGATTCCTGAACGCCCGGCAGTGCCAGTGCCTGCAGCCGCAGCTGTAGTGGCACCCGTAGTTTCTTCGGTACCTGTAGCCTCGGCAGCACCGGTGCCCGCTGCTGTGGCGCCTGCCATCCCCGTTCGTGTGGTACCTGCTCCACAACTGCAGACGCCTGCAGCGTCCCCGGCTGCTGAGTTGCCGCCTGGCCGATCTGCAACTCCGCCTCCAAGCAAGGTGGTTGTCCAGCCTTGGGAGGATGCGCCGGTACCGGCTCATTCGCCTGTATTGGCGCCTGCGGGGGCGGCTCCAGCCTCTACAGCTTTTGCAGCAACGCCTTCAGTGATTCCCCCGGGGCAGGTGCTCGCGGTGCGTGACAGCAGTCCCGTATCTGCGACGATCGATTCCTCGGACAACGAAGACATCGTGGACATAGACCCCGCAGAGGACGATGCCTATGAGGCGCCGTGGGTCGATGATGTTGACGAAGATTATGACCAAAATGCGCCTCTAGCCCCGTTGAATAGCGCGCCAGTAGCTACAAAAATTGTAGCGATACCCGTGCAGGAAATTCAGGAAAGCTCGCTGGATGAGCCCCCGGCTGCGGTCGGCTTTGAGCCGACCGAAGAAGGTGATTTCTGGCATCAAACGGTGCAGCACTTGATTGCGACGGAGGCGATCACCGCGATGGTGCGGGTCCTGGCTTTGCAGTCGCAACTGATAGCGCGTGACACCGACCAGTGGCACCTCCGGCTCGAGCGGGAGTCTTTGAACCAGGCCAGCACCCGGGAGCGTTTGACGCAGGCCTTGCACACCGCTGGCTATCCGGTGCAACTTGCCATCGAGGTCGGCCGGGTGGTGGATAGCCCTGCGCGGCGCAACGCGGCGGCCACGGCGGAAAAGCAACACGCCGCGGAGCAGATAATCCTGCAGGAACCATTTGTACAGGCCATGATGCGCGACTTCGGCGCCAAGATTGTGCCCGGCTCTATCAAGCCGCTGTAA
- a CDS encoding sensor domain-containing diguanylate cyclase: MVLGFLRWALALCVVLSGSAGAQPAGVSATLPVIPLTADSPTSVDIGANVAYLLDDSRQLQLDQAMAEGQPWMPVARTIPNFGFTNHAYWFRLVLDNQTAKPMARVLELPRPFLDDVRLFHLSEGRMVNRYALGDEQPYVQRAVQHQNFVMPLNLEPGRNLLVLRIASSGTVEAPLRLWQPAAFYEASALGHLMSGAVFGMLVVMIVYNLFVYLSTRDRSYLHYIFFVASYLMFWGTLNGYAFAYVWPEAIRWNSVAVPVAIASACLSASLFAASFLKLERFSPTTHRLVMGMAWISVGLILSAFVLPYSWVIRVTSGFILVVSVAALSIGYWRWWLGARFARFYCLSWTALFVGVSVLTISKFGWLPSNFLVDNASQIGILMLVVLLSLTLADRINTDRGLRIDAQSAALAHAKKARASQQALLDATADANRALEERVRERTTELNLTLDQLRLANEQLQRLSMTDSLTQVGNRAFFDQSLVTEHKRASRLKQPLALVLLDIDHFKAINDTYGHPAGDACLQALAQLMRQQVQRAGDLLARYGGEEFVVLLINSTLGDALELAEEFRSDIAALEVPFEGRTLRFTASFGVASAVPDMLFTPSQFVGDADRALYEAKHSGRNCVRAASPRLRKTEATDSV; the protein is encoded by the coding sequence ATGGTTTTGGGTTTCCTGCGATGGGCCCTTGCCCTTTGTGTTGTACTGAGCGGGTCTGCAGGTGCCCAACCTGCCGGCGTTTCTGCCACGCTCCCCGTTATTCCCCTCACTGCCGACAGCCCGACCTCCGTGGACATCGGCGCGAATGTGGCCTATCTGCTGGATGACAGCCGCCAGCTCCAACTCGATCAAGCCATGGCGGAGGGCCAGCCTTGGATGCCGGTGGCCCGCACCATCCCGAACTTCGGCTTTACCAACCATGCGTACTGGTTCCGCTTGGTACTGGACAACCAGACGGCCAAGCCCATGGCACGCGTTCTGGAACTACCGCGCCCCTTCTTGGATGACGTGCGGTTGTTTCACCTGTCGGAGGGCCGCATGGTCAACCGCTATGCGCTGGGCGATGAGCAGCCTTATGTGCAACGGGCGGTCCAGCACCAAAACTTTGTGATGCCGCTGAACTTGGAGCCCGGGCGCAACCTCTTGGTGCTGCGGATCGCATCGAGTGGCACGGTAGAAGCCCCACTGCGCCTGTGGCAGCCGGCGGCATTCTATGAAGCATCTGCCCTCGGGCACCTGATGTCAGGCGCCGTGTTCGGCATGTTGGTGGTGATGATTGTTTACAACTTGTTTGTGTATCTCTCCACCCGCGACCGGAGCTACCTGCACTACATCTTCTTTGTCGCCAGCTACCTCATGTTTTGGGGAACGCTCAATGGCTATGCATTTGCCTATGTGTGGCCCGAAGCGATTCGCTGGAACAGTGTGGCAGTTCCGGTGGCCATTGCGAGCGCTTGCTTGTCGGCCAGCCTGTTTGCCGCGAGCTTTTTGAAGCTGGAGCGCTTTTCGCCGACCACCCACCGGCTGGTGATGGGCATGGCTTGGATCAGCGTGGGCCTGATATTGAGCGCGTTTGTGCTGCCCTACAGCTGGGTGATCCGGGTCACGTCGGGTTTCATCTTGGTGGTGTCCGTTGCCGCACTCTCGATCGGCTATTGGCGTTGGTGGCTGGGCGCGCGGTTCGCCCGCTTTTATTGCCTGTCGTGGACCGCACTTTTTGTGGGGGTCAGCGTGCTGACCATCAGTAAATTCGGCTGGCTGCCGAGCAACTTTCTCGTCGACAACGCCTCGCAAATCGGTATCTTGATGCTGGTGGTGCTGCTGTCGCTCACCTTGGCCGACCGGATCAACACCGACCGCGGCCTGCGGATTGATGCTCAAAGCGCGGCGCTCGCGCACGCCAAAAAAGCCCGCGCCTCGCAGCAGGCCTTGCTCGACGCCACCGCCGACGCGAACCGTGCACTGGAAGAGCGGGTGCGCGAGCGCACCACCGAGCTGAACCTGACCCTCGATCAGCTGCGCCTGGCCAACGAGCAATTGCAGCGCCTCTCCATGACAGACAGCCTGACCCAGGTCGGCAACCGGGCGTTTTTCGACCAGTCTCTGGTCACCGAGCACAAGCGCGCCAGCCGCTTGAAGCAACCACTGGCCCTGGTACTGCTGGACATTGACCACTTCAAAGCCATCAACGACACCTATGGCCACCCCGCGGGCGATGCCTGTTTACAGGCGCTGGCGCAGCTCATGCGGCAACAAGTGCAGCGCGCCGGCGATTTGCTGGCCCGCTACGGCGGCGAGGAATTTGTGGTGCTACTGATCAACAGCACCCTGGGCGACGCGCTGGAGCTGGCCGAAGAATTCAGGTCCGATATAGCAGCGTTGGAAGTGCCATTTGAAGGCCGCACCCTGCGCTTTACCGCCAGCTTCGGCGTCGCCAGTGCGGTCCCCGACATGCTGTTCACGCCCTCGCAATTCGTGGGCGATGCGGACCGCGCGCTCTACGAGGCCAAGCACAGCGGCCGCAACTGTGTGCGGGCCGCATCTCCCCGGCTGCGCAAGACCGAGGCCACTGACTCGGTCTGA
- a CDS encoding TIGR03862 family flavoprotein has translation MTELNSSAAPVSALPPLTVDVAIIGGGPAGLMAAQVLCDAGVAAHVFDAMPSVGRKFLLAGKGGLNLTHSEGADTFAGRYGARRSAIESLLAGLDATGLRAWAESLGVETFVGSSGRVFPVDMKAAPLLRAWLHRLRHPAEGHGVQFHMRHRWTGWTDAAAGQATSALVFETPSGQRLVHARAVVLALGGGSWARLGSNGAWVPLLAAKGVAVAPLLPANCGFDVQGGWTPFFSDKFAGQPFKSVAISVSHANGVAFQRKGEFVATATGVEGSLIYAASALLRDDILRTGSATIHLDLLPDMSAEKVLAEVRHPRGTRSLSSHLKSRLHLEGIKAAMLYERLGKEAVNDPVQLAAAIKALPITLQAARPIDEAISTAGGVLFEVLTPQLMLEQLPGVFCAGEMLDWEAPTGGYLLQACFASGKAAGQGVVEYLRSA, from the coding sequence TTGACTGAACTGAATTCTTCCGCCGCTCCTGTTTCTGCTCTGCCTCCCTTGACGGTGGACGTGGCCATCATCGGCGGTGGGCCGGCCGGCTTGATGGCTGCACAGGTGCTGTGCGATGCCGGCGTTGCCGCCCATGTGTTTGACGCCATGCCCTCGGTGGGCCGCAAGTTCCTGCTGGCGGGCAAGGGGGGGCTGAACCTGACCCACTCCGAGGGGGCTGATACTTTTGCCGGCCGCTATGGAGCGCGCCGCAGCGCCATCGAATCTTTGCTGGCCGGGCTCGATGCCACCGGCTTGCGCGCCTGGGCCGAATCGCTGGGGGTGGAGACATTTGTGGGCAGTTCCGGCCGGGTGTTTCCGGTGGACATGAAAGCAGCGCCCCTGCTGCGGGCCTGGTTGCACCGGCTGCGCCACCCGGCAGAGGGTCACGGGGTGCAGTTTCATATGCGCCACCGCTGGACCGGTTGGACCGATGCAGCAGCAGGCCAGGCCACCTCCGCACTGGTGTTCGAGACGCCGTCCGGGCAGCGGCTTGTGCACGCCCGTGCCGTGGTGCTGGCCTTAGGCGGCGGCAGCTGGGCGCGGCTGGGTTCCAACGGTGCCTGGGTGCCCTTGTTGGCCGCCAAGGGTGTGGCGGTCGCGCCGTTGCTGCCCGCTAACTGCGGTTTTGATGTGCAAGGCGGTTGGACCCCGTTTTTCAGCGACAAGTTTGCCGGGCAACCGTTCAAATCGGTGGCCATCTCGGTCAGCCATGCGAACGGTGTTGCGTTTCAGCGCAAGGGCGAGTTTGTGGCCACTGCCACCGGCGTGGAAGGCAGCTTGATCTACGCTGCCTCGGCCTTGCTCCGCGACGACATATTACGCACCGGCAGCGCCACGATCCATCTCGATCTCTTGCCCGATATGTCTGCCGAAAAGGTGTTGGCTGAGGTGCGCCACCCGCGTGGCACCCGCTCCCTGAGCAGCCACCTGAAGAGCCGCCTGCACCTGGAAGGCATCAAAGCCGCCATGCTGTACGAGCGCCTAGGCAAAGAGGCGGTCAACGATCCTGTGCAACTGGCTGCTGCCATCAAAGCGCTGCCCATTACCCTGCAGGCAGCACGCCCGATTGACGAGGCCATCAGCACCGCCGGTGGAGTGTTGTTTGAGGTGCTGACACCGCAGCTGATGCTGGAGCAACTCCCCGGCGTGTTCTGCGCCGGCGAAATGCTGGACTGGGAAGCTCCTACCGGGGGCTATCTGTTGCAAGCCTGTTTTGCCAGTGGCAAGGCGGCGGGGCAGGGCGTAGTGGAATACCTGCGTTCAGCATAA
- a CDS encoding UvrD-helicase domain-containing protein has protein sequence MTARMDAAYEINGRHVDRADFYAVACDPRRSVAVEACAGAGKTWMLVSRMVRALLDGAAPHEILAITFTKKAAGEMRERLQEWLRDFAQADDATLRRELQLRGVRTEITEAQLQTLRGLHAALLTTGRPVQVRTFHSWFAALLRSAPLGLLHQLGLPTTYELLENDAKAIAQVWRRFHTRIAQDQAARADYLEAVAVYGRHGTLKALEAAIHKRTEFALADAQGVVDASVAHFTVQFPAMAAWAHPDDRLQSEPVQALLWASAKALGGSTLKTCVEAGAVLEQALSAADTAGIYKALFTESGSPRKLSEKVVGIATVREAQALLVDTRAALEQHQAWLHQQRMARLSRGVLQDYAALKRERGWIDMADLEQTALRLLSDETVSGWVQERLDARIKHLLIDEFQDTNPLQWQALLAWLEGYGGNGAKPGVFVVGDPKQSIYRFRRAEPQVFEAAKNFVRDGLQGDVLSCDHTRRNAQAIIQLVNTAMLGAQAAGEFSDYRAHTSESADTGAVLKLPRIARAAKAAEGEEDASCEWRDSLSTPRHEAEDTIKTLECRQAAAWLAGQLVAQGGPWRPQDIMVLARRRERLGLMQQELAALGIPAQQPEKNELGDMPEVQDLVALLDVLVSPAHDLSLARVLKSPVFGATDADLVALALAHRRARSEARATDPEAVVPAWLAVLCQPLSPWHADSVLAAAAAQLQQWQTRVLTQPVHDALSAIYEEGAVLARYAAASPPVLRESVLANVRALLNAALQVDGGRYTTAYSLVRALRQEGNKAPVRADAAAVRLLTIHGAKGLEAPLVLMLDTDAESARPESMGILVDWPGEDAYPRKLVFMASESRPPACAAATLAIEQAARQREELNALYVALTRTRQTLVLSSVEPHREREGSWWKRLEALSTACTLPEPGAAGGLPGEIVEQGAEPKEVLLKVLPSLGLQQNMPVAPANSARPAIHLVAKTAAEATDSLESRVGQAMHRLLEWVPLQEGPQRSESRWSAAQRAQVARAFGLGPDDVARAERMAQGILAGEAAWAWQRPSVVWHANEVALAHAGRTLRLDRLVQHRATRAWWVLDFKSTATPQDQPDLCDQLREYRTALQLIQPGSQVHIAFLTPQGRLIELFD, from the coding sequence ATGACGGCGCGGATGGATGCAGCCTACGAAATCAACGGCCGTCACGTCGATCGGGCTGACTTTTATGCGGTGGCTTGCGACCCGCGACGCAGCGTGGCAGTCGAGGCCTGTGCCGGTGCCGGTAAGACCTGGATGCTGGTGTCGCGCATGGTGCGTGCCTTGTTGGATGGGGCCGCCCCGCACGAGATTCTGGCGATTACTTTCACCAAAAAAGCGGCCGGTGAAATGCGCGAGCGCTTGCAGGAGTGGCTGCGCGACTTCGCGCAGGCGGACGACGCTACCTTGCGCCGCGAGCTGCAGCTGCGCGGCGTCCGCACCGAAATCACCGAGGCCCAGCTCCAGACCCTGCGTGGCCTGCATGCTGCGCTGCTGACCACCGGCCGGCCGGTGCAGGTGCGCACCTTCCACAGTTGGTTCGCCGCCTTGTTGCGCAGCGCCCCTCTGGGCTTGCTGCACCAGCTGGGCTTGCCCACCACCTACGAGCTGCTGGAGAACGATGCCAAAGCCATTGCCCAGGTGTGGCGCCGGTTCCATACCCGGATTGCGCAAGACCAGGCAGCGCGGGCCGACTACCTCGAGGCCGTTGCCGTCTACGGCAGGCACGGCACCCTGAAGGCCCTGGAGGCCGCGATCCACAAGCGCACCGAGTTTGCGTTGGCAGATGCGCAGGGCGTGGTCGATGCGTCGGTGGCGCACTTCACGGTGCAGTTTCCGGCCATGGCCGCGTGGGCGCACCCCGATGACCGGCTCCAGAGCGAGCCGGTGCAGGCGTTGCTCTGGGCTAGTGCCAAAGCCTTGGGCGGAAGTACGCTCAAAACCTGTGTGGAAGCCGGTGCAGTGCTGGAGCAGGCGCTCAGCGCTGCAGATACCGCAGGCATCTACAAGGCACTGTTTACCGAGAGCGGGAGCCCACGCAAGCTCAGCGAGAAAGTCGTGGGCATCGCCACCGTGCGAGAGGCCCAGGCCCTGCTGGTCGACACCCGTGCTGCGCTGGAGCAGCATCAGGCCTGGCTGCACCAGCAGCGCATGGCCCGCCTCAGCCGCGGGGTGCTGCAAGACTATGCGGCGCTTAAGCGCGAGCGCGGCTGGATTGATATGGCCGACCTCGAGCAAACCGCATTGCGCTTGCTCTCTGACGAGACCGTATCCGGTTGGGTGCAGGAGCGGCTCGACGCGCGCATCAAACACCTGCTGATTGACGAGTTTCAGGACACCAACCCCCTGCAGTGGCAGGCCCTGCTTGCCTGGCTGGAAGGCTACGGCGGCAACGGTGCCAAGCCCGGGGTGTTTGTGGTGGGGGACCCCAAGCAAAGCATTTACCGCTTCCGGCGTGCCGAGCCGCAGGTGTTTGAAGCGGCCAAAAACTTTGTGCGCGATGGCTTGCAAGGCGATGTGCTCAGCTGTGACCATACCCGCCGCAATGCGCAGGCCATCATCCAGCTGGTCAACACCGCGATGCTGGGGGCGCAGGCGGCGGGCGAGTTCAGTGACTACCGGGCCCATACCTCCGAGTCTGCAGACACCGGTGCGGTGCTCAAGCTGCCGCGCATTGCGCGGGCTGCCAAGGCAGCAGAGGGTGAGGAGGATGCTTCTTGCGAATGGCGAGACAGCCTCAGCACCCCGCGCCACGAGGCTGAGGACACCATCAAAACCCTGGAGTGCCGGCAGGCCGCGGCCTGGTTGGCCGGGCAGCTGGTGGCTCAAGGGGGGCCTTGGCGGCCGCAAGACATCATGGTGCTGGCGCGCCGCCGCGAGCGCTTGGGGCTGATGCAACAAGAGCTGGCCGCCTTGGGCATTCCTGCCCAGCAGCCGGAAAAAAATGAACTCGGCGACATGCCCGAGGTGCAAGACCTGGTGGCGCTGCTAGATGTGTTGGTGTCCCCCGCCCATGACCTGTCTTTGGCGCGGGTGCTCAAGTCCCCGGTTTTCGGGGCGACCGATGCCGATCTGGTGGCTCTGGCCCTGGCGCACCGCCGTGCCCGAAGCGAAGCCCGCGCCACAGACCCCGAGGCGGTGGTACCTGCGTGGTTGGCCGTGCTGTGCCAGCCACTTTCGCCTTGGCACGCAGACAGTGTGCTCGCCGCCGCAGCTGCGCAGTTGCAACAGTGGCAAACCCGCGTGCTCACCCAGCCGGTGCACGATGCGCTGAGTGCCATCTACGAAGAAGGCGCCGTGCTGGCCCGCTATGCGGCGGCCAGCCCGCCGGTGTTGCGCGAGAGTGTGTTGGCCAATGTGCGGGCGCTGCTCAATGCGGCGCTGCAAGTCGATGGCGGGCGCTACACCACCGCCTACAGCCTGGTGCGGGCCTTGCGGCAAGAGGGCAACAAAGCGCCGGTGCGTGCAGACGCCGCTGCAGTGCGCTTGCTGACCATCCATGGCGCCAAAGGGCTGGAGGCCCCATTGGTGCTGATGCTCGACACCGATGCCGAAAGCGCCCGCCCTGAGAGCATGGGCATCCTGGTCGACTGGCCCGGTGAAGACGCCTACCCGCGCAAGCTGGTGTTCATGGCCAGCGAGTCGCGCCCGCCTGCGTGCGCAGCCGCAACGCTGGCCATCGAGCAAGCGGCCCGGCAGCGGGAAGAGCTCAATGCGCTGTATGTGGCGCTGACCCGCACCCGCCAAACCCTGGTGCTCTCCAGTGTGGAGCCCCACCGTGAGCGCGAAGGCAGCTGGTGGAAGCGCCTCGAGGCCTTGTCCACGGCCTGCACCTTGCCCGAGCCAGGTGCGGCCGGTGGGCTGCCAGGCGAAATAGTGGAGCAGGGCGCGGAGCCCAAGGAGGTCTTGCTGAAAGTGCTTCCGTCGCTTGGTTTGCAGCAAAATATGCCTGTAGCGCCCGCTAATAGTGCGCGACCAGCTATACATTTGGTAGCGAAAACTGCGGCGGAGGCAACAGACTCTCTCGAATCCCGGGTCGGCCAGGCCATGCACCGGCTGCTGGAGTGGGTGCCGCTGCAAGAAGGTCCCCAGCGTTCGGAGTCGCGTTGGTCTGCAGCGCAACGCGCCCAGGTCGCACGCGCCTTTGGTTTGGGGCCGGATGATGTGGCCCGTGCCGAGCGCATGGCGCAAGGCATACTCGCAGGCGAAGCAGCGTGGGCCTGGCAACGGCCGTCCGTGGTGTGGCATGCCAACGAAGTGGCGCTGGCCCACGCGGGGCGCACCTTGCGACTGGACCGCCTGGTGCAACACCGGGCGACCCGGGCGTGGTGGGTGCTGGACTTCAAGTCCACCGCCACCCCGCAAGACCAGCCCGATCTGTGCGACCAGCTGCGCGAGTACCGCACCGCACTGCAGCTGATCCAGCCGGGCAGCCAGGTGCACATTGCCTTTTTGACGCCGCAAGGCCGACTCATTGAACTTTTTGATTGA